The genomic window GAAAACAAAAACCCACGACTTGGCGTGGGTTTAAATCAAGGATGATTTGAAATTCTTTAATATTCATCTTCATTAAAGAAGAAGTCCTCTTTAGTTGGATAATCGGGCCAAATGTCTTCGATAGTTTCGTAGCTCTCGCCGATTTCTTCGATTTCTTGAAGGTTCTCCACAACTTCCATAGGAGCACCGGTTCTCATGGCAAAATCAATTAATTCGTCTTTCGTGGCAGGCCACGGTGCGTCTTCGAGGTAAGATGCTAATTCTAATGTCCAGTACATAGTGAAGTCGTTTTGACGGTATTTTCGATTTTTGCAAAAGTAGTTTTTTTACTTTCACAATCAAGTGTTTTTACTGTTTTCTAAAAAGCTGTTAATCAATATTTAATATTCAGCTACTCTTCCAAGGAATCTCTTCGGCTCCAAGGTCTTTTGCCAACTTCCTACTTAATACAAAGAAAAAGTCGGATAACCTATTTAAATAGACCGGAATCTCAGGGGGGACATCGCTTTCGTCCTTCAAGTGGAGAACGATTCTTTCTGCTCTTCGACAAATGCATCTAGCTACGTGTGCCTGAGCCACCGAAGGATGTCCACCAGGAAGAACAAAATTTCTCATGGGAGGTAGATCATCTTCCATGTTGTCAATCTTTGTTTCGAGATAAACGGTGTCTTCTTCTGAAAGTTTCGGAATTTTGAATTTCGGTTCGCCTGGCTCAGAGGCCAACTGCGAGCCGACGATGAACAGCTTATTCTGAATTTCGATCAATACCTCAGCTATTCCTGTAGGTAATTCCATTGATCGCAGCATTCCCACGGCCGTATTTAGTTCATCAACGGTCCCGTACGACTCAATTCTGAGATGATATTTTGCAACTCTGGATCCACCGAGTAGAGAGGTTTTGCCCTCGTCACCGGTTTTGGTATAAATCTTCATGTAAAAATGGTTTAAGGGCTTAACGGCAAAACCGCAAACTTGTTCTACGAAATGAGCAGAGGCATTACGCAATGGCGACTTTAGTATCGGTTTCAATCACCCCATCACGAAGTCTGACGATTCGCTTAGCGTGTTCGGCGATGTCCTCTTCATGCGTTACCAAAATGATGGTGTTTCCTGCTTTATGGATATCATCGAGGAGCCCCATGATTTCATAAGACGTTTTCGTATCTAGATTTCCGGTCGGCTCATCGGCTAAAATGATCGAAGGATTATTTACCAAAGCTCTGGCAACGGCTACTCTTTGGCGCTGTCCCCCTGAAAGCTCATTCGGTTTGTGGTCCATTCGGTCTTGTAGTCCAACCTGTTCCAATACTTCCTCTGCACGTTCCGTGCGCTGTGTTTTTCCAACACCTTTGTAAATCAGGGGCAAGGCTACATTTTCCAGAGCGGAATAACGTGGCAAGAGATTAAACGTTTGAAAGACAAAGCCAATTTCGCGGTTTCGAATGTCTGCCAATTCGTCATCATCCATGTGGCTTACATCGTTTTGATTGAGCAAATACTTTCCTCGGCTGGGTGTGTCAAGACAGCCCAAGATGTTCATTAGAGTGGATTTCCCGCTACCCGAAGGGCCCATCAAGGCCACAAATTCGCTCTTGTCGATTTCCAGATCTACTGTTCGAAGGGCGTGAACCTCCTGCGAACCTACTTGGTAAATCTTCGCAAGGTCTTCTACTTTTATAATGGGTGTGCTCATAATCGTATAATAAAGTGTTCTGCTTCTGTTCTGTCCTTTCGGAAAAACACTAAGCCAAGATCAAATAAATCAATAGTCAAAGTCACGGTTTTGTTCTGCTTAATTGTATTCCAAGCTCCTTCCATTTCCTGAGACCAATGGATATCGCCAAAGGCTAAAACAGAATTCTCTGTGGTTTTTTCCAATACTGTTTGAAAGTAGTTCAAGGTAGGTTGTTTCCTGTGATTTCCATCAATGTAAGCGAAATCTACCGTTGGCATTTTGGCCAATGCCAAATCTAATGTATCCTCGAATCTTCCTTCAATTATTTCAGCCTCCAAGCCAATCTTTTGCAAATTTTTAACGGCGATAGAGGCCAATGATGGATCTCCTTCAAGACTTATTACTCTTGCGTTTGGGTTGGCGGCAGTCAAATATGCTGTGGTGATCCCGAGATTTGTCCCTAACTCCAATACATTATTCAAGTTCAAAAAAGAGATCAGACGCTGCATTAGTTGAGCCATGGCAGTGGGGGAGGAGCTTGTTTTCGCTATCTCGGAAATCGATCGTTCGTAGCCTTTGTATATTCGTGAACCTGCCCCGTAGTCAACCAATTCAATCAAGGTCTGATCTCGAAGCAATTCTTTTCGAACTGCCTCTATTTCCTCAGCTTTCTTTGTGGAGCTTTTATAAAAGACCTCTTCACTCAGATTGTACACAAAAGGCGAATGTACTCCGTGGCGTTTTTTCGCTTTGAGACGGTAGTTCAGATATGCCTTAGCCATACGCATATTGCGAAAGTAGGTTGTTTAGACGTTATCTAGAACTGAATTCCTCTATTCGGAAACGGAGTGGGATGATCGGGTGGGAAAAAGGTTTAGTGGATGATTGGTAGTAAACTGACCGAAGGATTAATCTCATTGATCCTATTCATCGGAGGCCCTGGTGCTCATGGAAAACAAAACCTCTGCTTCGCTGAGGTTTACTTTTTTGCGTCCGAAAATTTTGCTCTGAGCGAGCTCAGCAAAAAGTTTGGGCACAAAAAACCCCGACTGTGGTCGGGGTAGTTTTTCTTGTGGGCGATGTAGGATTCGAACCTACGACCCCCTGCTTGTAAGGCAGGTGCTCTGAACCAACTGAGCTAATCGCCCTTTTTGTTTTCGGGAGTGCAAATATAGATGATTTTTTATCGTAGCAAACTGTAGAAGAAAAAAAAATTGGCTGAGGACTCAAATTACTTCTGCAACAACAAAAACACTTCCTCCAACAAAAATGAGATCGTTGAGCTGCGCTTCTTTTTTAGCGGTTTCCAATGCTATGGAAACTGAAGGGTATACCTTTCCGACCAGAGCTTGTTTGCTTCCTTCATTAGCGAGTTCTTCAGCGTCTTTTCCGCGAGGCACATCAGCTTTGCACCAATAGTAGGTAGCCGATTTGGGCAGGAGGGATAAAATGGTCTTAGAATCCTTGTCACCGACCATTCCCCAGACAACATGCAATCGAACGTAAGTCTGCTTGCGCAAATGATCAACCACCTGTTGAACGCCTGCTTCGTTGTGTCCCACATCTGTAATTACCGTAGGCATTTCACCAATCACTTCCCATCGGCCTCTCAATCCTGTTTGCAAAACAACTGAATTTGCGCCTCCCTCGACTTTTTCTTGTGGAAGCTCCCAAGCTTTTTCGCGCATGGCTCGGACTGCCATCGCTACCGTGCGCATATTTTCCCGCTGATACGACCCTTGAAGATCAGTATCAAGCATAGGTGAATTGGCAAATACGTCATAATGAGGAGCGCCTTTTTTTGCGGCTATATTCTCCAACACTTCCCTAACGGAATATGTATTCTCGCCAATAACAACGGGTACTCCTTTTTTAATAATTCCGCCTTTCTCTGAGGCAATCAGTTCTATGGTATCGCCTAAAAACTGCTGATGGTCTTTGCTAATATGTGTGATCACAGATACTTCGGGCATCACCACATTGGTTGAGTCCAAGCGTCCACCCATCCCGACTTCCAGAATCGCGATATCGACTTCTTCATCGGCAAAGTAGGAGAAGCCCATCGCGCAGGTCAGTTCGAAAAAGGATGGCTTTAAATCATGGTTGCCGTTTTTGAATTTCTCCACAAAGTTGACGACGTAATCTTCAGAGATCATCTCTCCGTTGATCTTGACGCGTTCTCGGTAATCTTTGAGATGAGGTGAAGTGAATAATCCTGTTTTGTATCCACAAGCTTGAAAAATTGAAGCTAGAGCATGTGCCACCGATCCTTTGCCGTTGGTTCCCGCCACATGCACAGATTTGAACTTGTGTTGGGGGTTGTCGTAGATTTCGCAAATAGCAAGAGTATTGGATAAATCGGCTTTGTAAGCCGCTGCTCCCACCCGCTGAAACATGGGGAGTTGACTAAACAAATAATCAACCGTTTCGGAGTACGTCATCACTTGAGTTGAAAGACATATCGCACTTTTCCGCGCTGCGAAATGGCAGCATCAGGATCGCCATTGAACTTGAAGTTATTCAAGACATCATTTTTGGCCAGATTGATCAAGTATTGAGAAGTAGTATTCGATTCGCGCAGATTGGGTTGCACCTTAGTGACTTTCCCATTTTTATCTACCCAAATATTTATAACGACAATACCTTCTTCTTTGGTAGTAGATATTTTGGTTCCGTAACCGGGAAGCATGCTTCGGCCATCCAATTGCCAGCTTCCACTTCCGCTACCGATCATTCCATCGCCATCCGTGCCGTCGGGATTTCCCTGATCGCCATCACCTGTTGTTTCACCTTGGCCTGTACCTGGATTATTCGTTTCGTTTAAAGACTGAAGTGCATCATTAAGCTGATCGCTGATGGTAGGTTTCGGCTTTGGTTTTTCAACCGGTTTCTCGGGCTTCTTTTCCTCTGCTGGTTTTGGTTTCTCTTCTTTCGGCTTTGGAACCGCGATTTCGCTTTCCGCTTCTTCTGCTACTTCATCCACAGGGTCTTCTACTACCTCGGGTTGGCTTTCCTGCACCGTTTCTGGTTGTTGCACTTGCTGAGTAGGACTGATAATGTCAGGACCACCTGCATCGGTATCCCAGCCGAACTCTACCGATGCGCCCGCATCTTCGGGAAGAGGATTGGGCTGTTTCAATCCAAAAAAGATAAATAAGATCAAAGCCAAAGCATGAAATGCGATGGTTACGATGACCGCTTTGGTCTTTCTCTTCTTCTCTTCTTGAGTCTGCATTTATTCAGGCTTTGTAGCCAATACTATTTTCCACTGATTTCTTTTGGCAATATCCAAAACTTCTACGGTTCTACCTGTTGGTACTTGTTGATCAACGAAACAAATTATTCCGGGTTTTTCTACCCCTTGCAATTGCGCGGCCAAAGTGGTTTCGAGGGCCATCGGATCAATAATTTCATTGTCAACAGAGTAAATCAAGTCCTCATCTATTCTTAAGGCAATGGTCTGTTTGTCCTTCGCCCTGTTTTTGCTCACGGGCAAATCAACCGGAAGGGCATACGGACTAACCAGTGTTGATAGTATGATGAAGAAAATCAATAGCAAGAATACCAAATCCGTCATGGACGACATGGAAAAACTTGGATCGACTTTATTTCGAGATCTCAGATCCATATCGCTTATTTTCCTGGTTCTTCAAGTAAATCGATAAACTCGATTGATCTGGCTTCCATTCGGTGAACAACCTTGTCGACTTTAACTACTAAAGTATTGTAGGCGATGTATGCAATGATACCGATGATCAAACCCGCAACAGTAGTGATCATGGCTTGCATGATACCTCCTGATAATGCCGAAATTTCAACTCCTGCATCAGAAATCTTCATGGCATGAAACGTAGAGATCATTCCTATTACAGTACCGAGGAATCCGATCATTGGAGCTGCACCGGCTACGGTCGCGAGAAGAGCCAATCCTTTTTCCAGTTTATACACCTCAAGTTTCCCGACATTTTCGATAGATGCGCTTACATCGTCCATTGGCTTGCCTACACGAGCTATACCTTTGTCCAGCATTCTGCCAATCGGAGTATTACTTGATTGGCAAAAGCTACGTGCCGCTTCTAGTTTTCCGTCACTTACGTAGTCTTTGATTCGATTCATGAAGTCTTTGTCCTCTTTCTGTGCTTTGGATATGGCCATCCACCTTTCGGCGAAGATATATATAGCCAATACCGAAAGAATGGCAAGCGGTATCATAATGTACCAGCCACCGCCTTGGAGCAATTCCAGGATAGAGAGCGTTTCTTCTGTTACTTCACCAGTAGCGAGGCTGTCAGCCGCCGCACTAGGATTGATTTGCAAAATGAAGGGTGTATTCATGCAAACAAGGATAGTTTAGATATGGGGTATAAACGACGGGGTGGCAAACAAATTATGCACTAAAGAGTATGAATACTCCGGCTCCTGCCAAATAGCCTAGTATTGCGAGCAGTGAAAGCTTCTTCATGTACCAAATGAAATCGATTCGTTCGAGACCCATAGCTGCTACTCCTGCAGCTGATCCGATGATCAAAGCACTTCCTCCGGTACCTGCACAATAAGCTAAAAATAACCAAAAGTCTCCATTGGCAGCGAATACACCTTCCACAGCA from Cryomorphaceae bacterium 1068 includes these protein-coding regions:
- a CDS encoding MotA/TolQ/ExbB proton channel family protein, with amino-acid sequence MNTPFILQINPSAAADSLATGEVTEETLSILELLQGGGWYIMIPLAILSVLAIYIFAERWMAISKAQKEDKDFMNRIKDYVSDGKLEAARSFCQSSNTPIGRMLDKGIARVGKPMDDVSASIENVGKLEVYKLEKGLALLATVAGAAPMIGFLGTVIGMISTFHAMKISDAGVEISALSGGIMQAMITTVAGLIIGIIAYIAYNTLVVKVDKVVHRMEARSIEFIDLLEEPGK
- a CDS encoding bifunctional folylpolyglutamate synthase/dihydrofolate synthase; the encoded protein is MTYSETVDYLFSQLPMFQRVGAAAYKADLSNTLAICEIYDNPQHKFKSVHVAGTNGKGSVAHALASIFQACGYKTGLFTSPHLKDYRERVKINGEMISEDYVVNFVEKFKNGNHDLKPSFFELTCAMGFSYFADEEVDIAILEVGMGGRLDSTNVVMPEVSVITHISKDHQQFLGDTIELIASEKGGIIKKGVPVVIGENTYSVREVLENIAAKKGAPHYDVFANSPMLDTDLQGSYQRENMRTVAMAVRAMREKAWELPQEKVEGGANSVVLQTGLRGRWEVIGEMPTVITDVGHNEAGVQQVVDHLRKQTYVRLHVVWGMVGDKDSKTILSLLPKSATYYWCKADVPRGKDAEELANEGSKQALVGKVYPSVSIALETAKKEAQLNDLIFVGGSVFVVAEVI
- a CDS encoding class I SAM-dependent methyltransferase — encoded protein: MAKAYLNYRLKAKKRHGVHSPFVYNLSEEVFYKSSTKKAEEIEAVRKELLRDQTLIELVDYGAGSRIYKGYERSISEIAKTSSSPTAMAQLMQRLISFLNLNNVLELGTNLGITTAYLTAANPNARVISLEGDPSLASIAVKNLQKIGLEAEIIEGRFEDTLDLALAKMPTVDFAYIDGNHRKQPTLNYFQTVLEKTTENSVLAFGDIHWSQEMEGAWNTIKQNKTVTLTIDLFDLGLVFFRKDRTEAEHFIIRL
- a CDS encoding ABC transporter ATP-binding protein → MIKVEDLAKIYQVGSQEVHALRTVDLEIDKSEFVALMGPSGSGKSTLMNILGCLDTPSRGKYLLNQNDVSHMDDDELADIRNREIGFVFQTFNLLPRYSALENVALPLIYKGVGKTQRTERAEEVLEQVGLQDRMDHKPNELSGGQRQRVAVARALVNNPSIILADEPTGNLDTKTSYEIMGLLDDIHKAGNTIILVTHEEDIAEHAKRIVRLRDGVIETDTKVAIA
- a CDS encoding cell envelope integrity protein TolA produces the protein MQTQEEKKRKTKAVIVTIAFHALALILFIFFGLKQPNPLPEDAGASVEFGWDTDAGGPDIISPTQQVQQPETVQESQPEVVEDPVDEVAEEAESEIAVPKPKEEKPKPAEEKKPEKPVEKPKPKPTISDQLNDALQSLNETNNPGTGQGETTGDGDQGNPDGTDGDGMIGSGSGSWQLDGRSMLPGYGTKISTTKEEGIVVINIWVDKNGKVTKVQPNLRESNTTSQYLINLAKNDVLNNFKFNGDPDAAISQRGKVRYVFQLK
- a CDS encoding DUF2795 domain-containing protein, yielding MYWTLELASYLEDAPWPATKDELIDFAMRTGAPMEVVENLQEIEEIGESYETIEDIWPDYPTKEDFFFNEDEY
- a CDS encoding cob(I)yrinic acid a,c-diamide adenosyltransferase, which encodes MKIYTKTGDEGKTSLLGGSRVAKYHLRIESYGTVDELNTAVGMLRSMELPTGIAEVLIEIQNKLFIVGSQLASEPGEPKFKIPKLSEEDTVYLETKIDNMEDDLPPMRNFVLPGGHPSVAQAHVARCICRRAERIVLHLKDESDVPPEIPVYLNRLSDFFFVLSRKLAKDLGAEEIPWKSS
- a CDS encoding biopolymer transporter ExbD, whose translation is MDLRSRNKVDPSFSMSSMTDLVFLLLIFFIILSTLVSPYALPVDLPVSKNRAKDKQTIALRIDEDLIYSVDNEIIDPMALETTLAAQLQGVEKPGIICFVDQQVPTGRTVEVLDIAKRNQWKIVLATKPE